The Toxorhynchites rutilus septentrionalis strain SRP chromosome 1, ASM2978413v1, whole genome shotgun sequence genome contains the following window.
ATCAAGTTTTCGTGCAGTTTCTGCGACAAAAAGTTCCGCTATCGGAATCATCTCACTAGTCACCAGTTGGTTCACATGAATGAACGCAATTTCCCCTGCACCCAGTGCGACAAGAAATTCAACAACCCGGAATGCCTGCAGAAGCACAAACTCACCCACGTGGAAACGCTTCCGTACCAGTGTCCCCTGTGTGGGTTCAGTACCAAGCAGAAGCGGTACTTGATCATGCACGCAAAACGGACCCACATGGTCCGGTAAGGCAGACGGAGTCAAACTGGCACAACAAAATAGAGCACCCCTCACCTCCATACCCTGGTTCCCTTCGAATCGAGATTTCATTCCATTAGGTTTTATTGTCTAAAAATATGAATCGATGTACTAACCCCATTGTACTGTTTAATCTTAGTGGTTATCGTAGGATGTAGGCAACGTTTACGTACTAATAGATACACATAAACGCATGAAGGAAAAACGGAAATGGAAAATTGGTGGCAAACAATTTTAAATGGTTCAGTAGGAAGCAAAAGGCAGAATCATAAATCGCGCTACGTTCAATGGCTACCGGTGTACCTGAAAAGTATTAGCGGTTAGGATAAAATATAACAACAAATCTAGAGAGCATTGTTTAGTGGAACAGCAAAAGCGGAAAATTGAGCGTTTAGAAATAGGTAAAACTCtgtgaattttttttactcGTTATTAGTTGTTAGTTGTTTGTTTCTGCGAAGAAAAACCAATGTATAATAGTCTTATTTATTGTCGGTATTATATTAGTACGGTTATTCTCATGTGATGCTTCGTAATTTATTTGGAAACCCCGCCGCCCCGCTTGATATTGATTGATTGTCGCTTTAACGAACGtatttattgaaaatgaaaaagaaacaaaagaggaatttgagagagagaaagagtgtgTGTTATAGGAAGAAAATTAAATTTGCCAATATGTGCTATATaagctgaaaaaaatagaatgatTGGACGATAGACGTGAGTTGTTGGTTTTTTGTGATCCGATCTACTCCCTTGATATGTTTTTCAAAGGATGCCATCGCAAAAGGATAtaaaatgcagaaaaaaaagtcacaggagggttgtgtccgagacatgaccgcctagttgacgtaggtttccgttaggctatctgttgattttggatatgtttgaagaattacatcgttatacTCATTCGTTCACAGCATTTAAGAGAGGTTATATAGAGCATTTTAATTAGGAGTTATTAGTAGTTGTTCAAATAGtttgattattttgttttgttattgtgcAGCGCTTATTCTACTTCAATTTAACAATGTAACATTAAAAGACAGAAGTCTTAAGTTacgaaatataaatgtttaataataataataataataataacaattatATATagattggagacggacatgtccGGCAGACCAAGAATGCTGGAAATGTTCAACGAGCAGTTCCCACGATTTGCCGGCCAACTAGATCGGAATAAGCTCTACACACGGAGACGAGCGATTTTGTCACACAACATGCTGTCCCCGGCTGAAATAGAGGCCATCAAGTTGGAAGTGCAACGAGAACTGCGTAGAGAGAGTGGTAGATCGAGCGATATGTCGAGAAGGAGCTCTGCTAGGCTGAGTGCATCGTTCGCTAGTGAAAGGCGCGAATCTATTGCACCACCACCGGATCCAGTGGATGAGCCTAGAGGACAAGAGCCGGCAGAGAATCAACAACGAGGTCAACTAAAGAACGAATTGGCTTTCCACATGGATGCAGCAGTGACCCAGTTTTACGGAACGGACCCCTTAACCCGACACAAGATTCCGAAGTTGCAGTATTCCCACCGACTAACGAGTGCCGTCCAAGTACTCGACCAGGAAGTTCTACCTGTGTACCTGGAAGTGGTAGAGAATCTAGAGGAGCTGCAATTTATCGTTTATTGTGGAACTGTAGCTGTTGTACGGACGTTAGGAATGCGCACCTTTCACCAAGACGATAGACAGAACCGCGTACTCTCCAAAAAACCGAAACCTGCTTGGATGAGACGCCTGGAAGGTCGTATCCAAACGCTCCGAGTAAAAATCGGTCGACTAACGCAGTACAAAAGGGGAAGTCGATCGCGAAAGCTGATTCGTGGagttgctgaaattgtgaagcCGGCAGAGCTCTCTGATCTTAATGAAAACCGCATCATTGAGATCCTCGACACCCATGTACAACGGTTGAGTGCTCTATCAAAAAGGTTAAGACGTTATACGGAATGTACGAAAAGGCATGCGGATAATCGTATGTTCAGTATGAACGAAAGGGAGTTCTACAGCCGCATCAAAAAGAAACGCAATAATTACGATGGTGGTCTTCCTGAGATTGACGAAGTTACCCAGTTTTGGTCAGGCTTATGGGAGAACCCTATTCAACACCGAAGTAACAGGATGTGGCTGGCAGAAGAAGAGGAATATGGAAACGGACTTGAAGCAATGCCTGCCGTTATGGTAACCGCCCATGATATCAACAAAGCCATTCGATATTCCAGGAATTGGGCTGCGCCAGGACCAGATTTCGTGCACAATTTCTGGTacaaaaagttttcttcaactcaTGGGCGAATGGCAGAGTGCTTCAATAAGGTATTAGAAAATCCCCAAACAACACCGGAGTTCGTGACCAGGGGAATTACTCATCTGATGCCAAAGGATCAAGACACAGCGAATGCGGCGAAGTACAGGCTGTACGCTCGTAGTAGCGTTGTCCGTGTCCCGTGATCGGGTCCCAATGGTAGAGTCTGTCCAAGGATGATTTTGTCGAGAGTGAATAAAAGCACGTCCGTTTTCTGAGAACTTTATTCCGATAATGGCAGGAAAAACTGGGTTCCCCAGTTGAAAAAACCTGCATCTTTTCATCTATTCTTCTCTATGTACAGTTCATTgttttaaattgtataaattcgTAGTGTGAGTTCATTGTTACAATTGTTTTTAATTCTTGTGTAATTCGATTGGCGATTTtaatgtgttgtgtttttgttgtgATCAACTGTGATATTTTCGTTAAGTTATCCTAGTTGTGCATGGTAATAGGGTTGTGTAAAATGTGTACTGTGGGTGTTACAAATATAAATTATATGTGTGTACTGTCCTATGTACTGTGAATGTAACAATAaggaattttatttaatttaatttattgagaTGGAACACAGGCCAATAACATGTCTAACGAGCCTGTACAAGCTACTTACGTCGGTGATTAATAAAAAGATACCACAGAGCCaaatccccctttggcattcaagaAGCCCGGGGGTAGGTAAATATTTcagctcaatgctgagaagtgccataactcgataataataataataataataaatgattcaatggctctgaaaagaaccgttttgtttggttgttgggtattatttgttggctccaccagtgtttaccgagtgatgatgacagaaggatggtaaatagtcgttggatggtgcgtatcagataaaagataccgaagtggaacgagatatgatgaaaaccgccctctgtgatcctagacgaaatgcctcctgtgttatgtatggatgaaataaagaaacaaaactcaccaatgtaatataagataattaccaataccgaacacaattatcaatttttctcatcagtaaaaacatgctactttgatatagagaaaacatttgaaatggaaaaggtaattttcttttataatttcaactttttttttctctattatagtgactttcaacacatttcggctggttcgtcacttttacttccttttttggaagaatgtcgcgagtgagaattgagctcgtgatctctgcgtgagaggtatggatgttaccactacgccagatcgcctccactctttctactttctgagtgtttatttaacCCAATACGGATTTTGTTTGGACTAACAACATTGCTACACTAtggccctgattctcgaatacacttcacggtggaaacgaaatgaacggcacgccattgaactacgttttacgagttagtgaagtgtcgaagataatgatgagttttcaggcagaatgggcacttttcaaataaaaaatcattaatgaaaattatcttcttcgtatcaaactggtattcaatgtgagtggaaaactttgttttcttcatgtggtataataatcccatacaaaaatctcatctgaagataatttgatattataatgataaatttagtgggaaactaatctcgtatccagatgtcgacaccgtaccgttgtcatcgcgaatgtctttcataccgtttccaccgtgaagtgtattcgtagtgtattcgagaatcaggccctatatgtagagcatattgggaatcattttttctaatatttcttcacttttccaatttttctcgccgtattaaatttcattgtgtgaaaatgaacacaacaaaacagacggcttaaaccaaacgacccgttctcgagcgagaacacaccttggtttttatatatgaaaattgaaataaatcgttttatatatcaagtcatttttaacacaactgctactctatgcaattttacacttacacttgtgctaaatttttcaccatacacgatcggtcattgatatgaaatttcacgaagcaaccaacattaaagttccaaatttgaattttctttgCTAGAATCAATCGTATcaatcaccttacttgcaatatcaaaatgcccccgacttgcatatactcgcaatgccgatttcccccgggcaccttggttttgatagctctgttagggaatacatttcgcaCACAAAAAtgagtctatcattgcaaagcattcacaagatactgttttgaatttttttttcatattttttatatccGTCTAGAGAAAATCTGCATCACTTTCTGCTTAAGGAAAATTCCTTAAATTTCATCAGATGTTTTATATGAAGATTATGTTTCAGACCGATGCTTTttaaccagtttctgtttaaaatcAAACCTcgtgtcccgtatatcaaattacaggaGAATAGGAAGGATAAAAGGATTGAtgttcagaatcccatatgagaGTAGCTCATAGGTGGATATATTCGGGGTTTCTATGAGTTAAAGAAGGTACAGCTAACCCTTTGCGGCACAGAATTTTAGAAAATAGAAATGCCTATGTTGCACAGTAATTTTATGTctatcaaaattgaaaaaatggtgTGTTGTCATATGATGATAAATTTTGCCAACCCAATCGAATATATTTCTGACATTTGCTAATGATATTGCCAACTCCTTTaaataaaggctgatttagacgatgccagtcagcgctctagttgaagtatccagtgaatagagacagacactctgttcaagttagaggccaattacttgttcgatactggtacaagtatcttgaacagagtgtctgttctctgttcactggatacttcaactagagcgctgactggcatcgtctaaatcaaccTTAAGAAGgtcccgaaaaaaaaattatggccacacagttatttcaatatttctagGTGGGTCCACCATGCGTTATTACGCATCAAAAAGGTGGGACATGTTCAATACCACCGTGCCCCAAAGGGTCAAAGAAGGTTAcaacaaaattgtagaaatggtTCTTACAAAATGATTCTAAccttgacctatactaaatGCTTCTcattattcaaacgagtaagacagagctaagaaAAAGTATATGCGAGATGTTCATTATTatacataatagtcatgttttatctctagagtaatttatagaaagagaaaataaaaccacattcccatatgttcaaaaactacattattcacgagcaaccaagtattcctcctcatctttgaaccagcgtttgattcagtaAACTAACGCACAAAACAAATGAATCATGGGATTAGCccgaatagttggcattgaaatgCCTTGTCatcttgtcattctaaaacatacgcttaattggaatattgggcctgattctcgaatacacttcacggtggaaacgaaataaacggcacgccattgaactacgttttacgagttagtgaagtgccgaagataataatgagttttcaggcagaatgagcacttttcaaataaaaaatcattaatgaaaattacttCTTCGTATCAAGCTGGTATTCAATgcgagtggaaaactttgttttcttcatgtgatataataatctcatacaaaaattttatctgaagataatttgatattatgataagtttagtgggaaactaatctcgtatccagatgtcgacaccgtaccgttgtcatcgcggatacgtttaattccgtttccaccgtgaagtgtattcgagaatcaggcccattatttCATACActatattaattttacctacataacgttcaaatgtccgaaattatgcaaccgacataacgttTAAACGCCCGGAATGatgcaactgacatgtctcttataaacgggaatgaactctttcacttcacggagttcatttttacacgcagCTGTctgtgacaatgatgatagacacaaaaagaataaagaattgtaagtgacgtgaaagcgtttgtgacagtgatgttcgtgatcaagcCCGTAGTGTCACGTCAAAAATTGCATTTCCTGCTTATAATGCAATAATGTAAACGCGGTTGTGCAGTCGTCAAAATATTCTGCAAAATAAGTGATGCGGAGGTTTTTTGTGATAATAAAAGACAGCATACAGCATTTTTTGGGTGccgaaatatttattttctcgtCCCTTCCTGTACACGCATCAGACAATCTTCCGGAAAACCTCCGCATTTTCCTGATCCAGGAACAAAAGATTAAAAATATCGTTGTAAAAGTCCGGATAGTACTCGCAGGCTCGCTTGCAGTCGGGTGTGAAATTAACTTCCAACACCTTCGGCTGAATCGCCGTGCGTCCACCATCGGTCCACTCCAGCATCAAGTCCACCGCATAGAGAGCCCGCGATTGGACGCTTGCGCCAATTCCACACGGTGGCCCCAGCTTGGTGGCTCCCTCCAGCACCTCCTTCAACATCGTGCAGATATCATTCTCGATGTCCTCCCAGGGTTGGTTCGGAAATTGCACCTTCCACTGGTCCAGAAATTCCTCGCATTTCATGTGACGCAGCTGAAACTGGGAATAGTTCATCACGGTGAAATGCTTCTCGTAGTCATCAAAATCGCTCAACTCGAAGGGTTTATTTGCGAAGCGCAGGAAGAAGTTCGTGTATACATAGGCGGACAGTTCATCGACGCTCTTCAGCAACATAACGTAACGAATGTCGAATTTAACCCGTCCTTCGACCTCTGGTCGCTCGAACAGTACCGGACGTTCGATGTATTTCTGGACGATTTTCGGACCAGTCTGCTGAAGACGCATAATTTGAGTTAAACTCTTCGTGATGTAGGTGTCCAGACCGCGCGCCAAATTCCACGGTTTAATGATGTAATGATTGTCCAGACCTTTGTGGGCGCGATTTTGATAATAACTGACAAACTCAATTAGTTCCGTTTTCAGATTGTAAGTCACAGGTAACCACTTTGGGTTTGGTTCGAGCGGATCCAGCTGTCCACTTTTTTCCGCTACCCGTCGGCAAACAATGCTGAGAAGGTCCTTTATCGTAATTACGTTTTCGAACGGAAATTGGTTGATATATTTGTTGGGCGTCGATTCGCTGAATTCCTTGTATTGTTTGAAGTGGGTGGTGAGCCACAAAATATCCGCATCTTCAGGGTTACCAACGATCTCGAAACCAGGATCGGTCAGATATTGGGTAACCATTTCATAATCGGAATATACCTTTGATGCGCTATTCCCATCGAACAAAGGTGGAGCAACGTCTGGATTCGGTAGAGACTCTTCAATGTGGCCCGAGAGAAAGTATTCCTTGGGAGCTTCTTTTTGGGTGAAGCTTTCGTTGGTGAACGAAGTATATCGCCATGGAAGTAGGAGCGCATCGCGCTCCTTCGTCTCACTCGGAACACCATCAACGAAATCCCGATACAATTGGTCACCTTCATCGATATCCTCGATGGGGAACAGCAAGCTGTAGGTCATTTGATCGGAAATGTGTATAAAAGGCACTACACGACAGTTGGGGGTGTCACCATGCAGAATCCCACTTCCGAGTTCGTCCATTACATACCAAATCGGCATCCGATTCTCGACGGACAAACCCTCTCCATTCAACGAGTACATATTGCACCATTTCCACACATCGTTCAAAATTCGGGAAATAATCACCGAACTTGGCAAATCATCCTGATCGATTCCCATCATTATAGCCAACCGATTCACCAACGGAGGATGCTCATTCAGCAGCTGTCTAGCGTTGTCCGTTCGAAAGGTCCACGCGTGATCGACCAGGTATATCTGGGTAGGATCACTAACCTTGATGCCTCCCTCCTTCGTCGCGGCAACTGTCCATATCGGATCCCCCTCTGAACGTTGATCTTCGCCGTAATCCACCAGCAGTAGCGAAAAACTGTTGCCGGCATCGAAGTCCTGCTGCTTTAACTTACGGAACAGCTCCGGCCAGAAGTGCCCAGGTACACCCGAAGCTTGCAGCTGCGGTTTGTGAATAGCTAGAAAACTGTCGTATTCGTTAATGTCTTCCATGGTTTATTCAGTGCCGATTTAATTTTGCTAGAATCGCGACGAGATAAAGTAAAGAACAAAATCAACAATGCGCGACACCGCAGTTGTGTGCTGCAGCATTCAATCGATCTCGAAAGCATGCTCTCCATGTGTTGTTTACATTGCGAATGACAGATCCCGGTCTACACTCATAAAAAAAGTTAATGCTCAGCCTTGGACTTTCTGCAGAGCAACTGAAACAAAACGCAACCGGGTTGTGATTTTCAAATCAATGTTAATTTTGACTTTTtacgctcgtctcgtttgtttttatgTGTTTCTTCATCCTGTTGATCTAAACTTTATCTAGATTTAAAGCATACCTTTGTTCGACGACTGTCGATGACTGACTCTGTTTCGCTTTTATCTTCAGAATTCGGTGTTATGGCTGAACTAGAATTGCATTGCATTATGTTTTCAACTATGGTTGCAaattcaattctaaaaaaaataaattataggcCCTTTTCTATATGACGAGTCGAACAATTCGTCTCATCTCGTCTCGGCTCCAGTCACTGTCGAGTCGAAAAAAATATCCTATttcagtacacgagtttcattgaaactaGAGATAGGCAAACTGTTCGCGatcggtacgaaagaactagttcgtcAAAGAGAGTGAACGAattgtcgttctttttcaaagaacggtagttggTCACACGAacttattggcgatctaacgcaaaacgtaaacgatcggtgagacatctggattttgtttttgtactaagaaaatgatgctaatgtaacctaaaactcaaaaacaaatcacgtatatttgacttccgggctttccaaggtagttctcacatgcaggaatcgtacatttttctacttgtgtttaattgtgctctcgaatttccttctttaattcaacaagtcaacatttttatagttttcactactgaaagaggtaaataaataacatgttatatataaaattgtgcataattaaatttcttacaaactcatcgcaatcaaataatcttttatgattataacattgtaatttatcgaaagaactacaaaccttccataagctcacatggcaaaatttaaaaccatcatcactttcaccgcagcgccgtctaggtgtagatttgtacgttagatcgccaattgcggGCGAACTGATTTCGAACGAattgaactgtttgcgagtgaaatATTTGGAAGCAAactgatgtatttttttaaatcgtaaTTTCCATTTACTTTCAGTTTGTCAGAAAAAATTCTGGAGAAAGTTGGGGCGATTTATGAATTagataaacataaaatcttcTAGTGGGAAAGCAAGTTGGAAAATATGGTTTTGTGTCGTTATCAATCCATTGTTTAGACTAttgcgtgttatcgtgattgtttgtatgatttctTGTttgcgaaaattgaaaaaaagtcgtTCTTGCATTTTTTCTCTGATAGAACCATTATGAAACAGGATCCTTCATGGATCCTATATTTCGTCCTaatagaaaatatgaaaaattgcacatattttgtgcgaaTCTAATTacatatacagtaatttatatttaatgctaattggacagacctgtaatgcgacacgtttaattggatatttttacctttgattggacatttttgtaaacatcgagttcggggcccaaattacggtcccacattgaaagtcgtcaacaaacgtcgacactgtaccaccctcatcgaaaatgtccaatcacaggtcaaaatcgcctccaaggCAACACTGAGTGCtacctcggcatgtcgtattaaatgtaaa
Protein-coding sequences here:
- the LOC129780146 gene encoding uncharacterized protein LOC129780146, with amino-acid sequence MSGRPRMLEMFNEQFPRFAGQLDRNKLYTRRRAILSHNMLSPAEIEAIKLEVQRELRRESGRSSDMSRRSSARLSASFASERRESIAPPPDPVDEPRGQEPAENQQRGQLKNELAFHMDAAVTQFYGTDPLTRHKIPKLQYSHRLTSAVQVLDQEVLPVYLEVVENLEELQFIVYCGTVAVVRTLGMRTFHQDDRQNRVLSKKPKPAWMRRLEGRIQTLRVKIGRLTQYKRGSRSRKLIRGVAEIVKPAELSDLNENRIIEILDTHVQRLSALSKRLRRYTECTKRHADNRMFSMNEREFYSRIKKKRNNYDGGLPEIDEVTQFWSGLWENPIQHRSNRMWLAEEEEYGNGLEAMPAVMVTAHDINKAIRYSRNWAAPGPDFVHNFWYKKFSSTHGRMAECFNKVLENPQTTPEFVTRGITHLMPKDQDTANAAKYRLYARSSVVRVP
- the LOC129762989 gene encoding tubulin--tyrosine ligase-like protein 12 — protein: MEDINEYDSFLAIHKPQLQASGVPGHFWPELFRKLKQQDFDAGNSFSLLLVDYGEDQRSEGDPIWTVAATKEGGIKVSDPTQIYLVDHAWTFRTDNARQLLNEHPPLVNRLAIMMGIDQDDLPSSVIISRILNDVWKWCNMYSLNGEGLSVENRMPIWYVMDELGSGILHGDTPNCRVVPFIHISDQMTYSLLFPIEDIDEGDQLYRDFVDGVPSETKERDALLLPWRYTSFTNESFTQKEAPKEYFLSGHIEESLPNPDVAPPLFDGNSASKVYSDYEMVTQYLTDPGFEIVGNPEDADILWLTTHFKQYKEFSESTPNKYINQFPFENVITIKDLLSIVCRRVAEKSGQLDPLEPNPKWLPVTYNLKTELIEFVSYYQNRAHKGLDNHYIIKPWNLARGLDTYITKSLTQIMRLQQTGPKIVQKYIERPVLFERPEVEGRVKFDIRYVMLLKSVDELSAYVYTNFFLRFANKPFELSDFDDYEKHFTVMNYSQFQLRHMKCEEFLDQWKVQFPNQPWEDIENDICTMLKEVLEGATKLGPPCGIGASVQSRALYAVDLMLEWTDGGRTAIQPKVLEVNFTPDCKRACEYYPDFYNDIFNLLFLDQENAEVFRKIV